The following are encoded in a window of Vespa crabro chromosome 2, iyVesCrab1.2, whole genome shotgun sequence genomic DNA:
- the LOC124422189 gene encoding lysosomal-trafficking regulator isoform X3, which yields MSIFSPYGFQRGRGRSIHGRQRNESSSTRSRRQKSGQSYILDADKEDATFYSMGVDVNQSEAAAQEEILEEDPNLQEFAACDSYDVSSFEDDGRLKTVESEGEDDDEHHHEHLGMSSGSSDKLQILWDHFIHAEPLSYEKSSWLDIFLAELLAQVKEGRDVKDAVSFCSVGGGGVSTLVACELLSDVHELCAKKSEGGELVGLRRYLARDRGWRCLAVLHLLGVRGLSCGRELVALLVALYPVALQEDNSSDKSKESSIRNPYVKLHCNDDSVDTVIIVPYAKRRNIKSISRCVKSYEGNARISRKKSSNRKQGIGIRMASYNNKQKSLGTKTKRNTTKSESSESEFLTDGIDQARSLTLKIRLNPMDFEYFTSVVRSDEEQKWQAALYELPARPAKKIPLDYIDERIKEVLNATMNNFETSFLIIQLLQGLRDYDTPAEQTPAVQVLKFALDTIWSLQFGIDGTGLTRIECATLKAAAARLMLIALERVLRADEPTTAVIHNGLLPMTLRLLEDACTKSIGSDLSPDEGSLLQEFIFATMYGIITFLYCLLHQRSANVDNLSDFFELFRLFAESQDGKLIEKTILAIVSLPSADPTRSVVRAKKIIDMIGALTSGLKRVRRDIAHMSLCHRNKHKFCVDNIQSHHHSDVLGLPYTESIVGVSILEQACCVSSLFMTLTNLLKESYACVPELRIRLLKVTTAAGTCCCFSPKILLSSIVTFLKKRDYSTYNPAVILLERTLFKELGAYPVINNCETCNRPPNYSWEFLEMYKELLTPDDPKLSYIVIAHLLKVTPTSKFQVRQELLVRVFYPTFLKAKTYYNNDKECVAAKFLILSCLSLMSNLIGNMQMWEKFIEMDGLKEVLVLLPDVTFTRSVYILLEVAVIMEIWNSNCHEADTLRETEEIALKSLFKFLENETSDLLNILEELEKNQSKENPEKSWENENAYGPTKVNVESEEIEIIVQSENSSLEVLEIDNQSCINENVQPKLNYNSETMIILETSDIASITTGKEINLQKASAVWRATAGVALCSPNFRLELSSHPIANEALKLFRSLAINVATDNIHDTNKSAYKLFEALITCCLTCSLCGCDVAMELRKVLMQTGVRLGHGIATIIEALLKVSMLKPAHEQTIPQQPRARLPTMNLDTLPDCGAEDSSTGEYVTADDGYEADIEIPGKSCHSNVTKKSGSIGPVVEPRGHANAHPALCTLAIDLLIHFSKQDLDAERRSIVTNGLRKLAITCRESVSSCAALAGSGVITKMLNGFKDIFTSNDPQYQDLQHAALEVFTLLATQAISSTELDTYLSFFKVKKPPMSLLLEPLYHLVITARPQPNFILSFPVECDTQKILKSQPDENKSLEKAENLVNNFKKKHLSMGICSPWSVHATCLPVGPELTWSVWLLGCSASMWLRVERGFPFNNRGTIMSTAPLLNTNSESLSDWGILSDNWSREGRKTFDLFLGTPAVAGSSSPPTPASIIHLMSIGMEYLVLEIWLDFRSDKLILRLTRPDDKTNRTVSETSISGILPSGRWHHLAINFKDTILNKRSAVIDVVIWIDGWKEINAQLPFDGILVRKPGTTCILLGQIGSTSIGAWYLGNLMVFRYPVFTKERALYLASLGPNFTNLADCILNMAKPDFAPLITSGALNDVREIKFEGGKFDTSRRKSYGGTYLRRAVETKVLENKIDWESVMDATNSQLGELQDALLLSYEAQNPNIVHLYPQAIANPAVVRNLFPGHPGFRVVSAPEHRVSQQPPLSIAPILTTCLECQQYRGLIPAASLMGGVPIFLFLFARVVELNSTEEEQALAFSIVLHLTRSDSELLNQYRAEGGTSLLLRVLESPHCHAGRHMLKAMLDAACDSSILIKDIGSGNPSISQNCEAVITDPELVKGALTAWRTWAKSDTLNLLLQAILLLLRDQHSQREFNAFQLNRVGIVDTILMLCKEHFMYEDLGAILEPSIGSVVVELIRALMGAPPEFEHLVAITDYLVLVHQASETYITHSKHNIYFLLPPLTEGKVNIRKYLTVTSSSSEESIGILENSKLNKALTNVQIQKSKTIKRKERRNDQSKDTSAGEDSGIAASDGSNLQTNEKQSTYIDERKACQGLVCEGLLLLLRDAIRVLPDSQVGPVLKHVLRAEVLLVLANNPDARVRTALIKVIQTYLQRASDEEVNKFIKQKYFLHLANQISLYPGSESLINALENLALRGPTLAAMPPLMAMIAKTAAIESNIAHPIISFITDIIAKNSNALRMILEQGLIECLVQALIATAHRGNSTSLNHDIHVLLVAIATKLLESPGNHQMQAVLELHLILNHMELKEMSECNKCTMCIPVIRDAQVALFDGELDALTAKISTHSGFRLRSTASYLASASYLTTVLTTSSEQSDHGSRSSSYGSLHGTSISVVRETGKGELYDRFRMVLTRAVEFVTAADESPSGNELQLTRRLFSILLHGLCDPLERKNHWSSAWFTKPALRKYTAKLMVWLLGPHQSNNTRIYAVRSLMEEPKAHEILLSLLEVHPQVEQRFTVFFWDLLQRDEMSSADARMCAEFREALRIWDLAKSIEQASPGIWNEELALLRRELMRDRDIWIDANLPAIYRISNRFDGLAKQLTDSAMTITRTVVEEQNRERKVLMERLKHARAMEAQSVEKWRDLAKRLTHERALWHFPESYPCSWELDPTEGPARVRIRLQRCHLDIDERFFLAEHKDKLGVSKIEAPLSYLFSMSRQDINASTLIERLHTSERIRKMSQAKVVTPRAELAGEVLIGETCLYFVPDNPDVPLHTDIALGGLDLAMAGGTAWRLEDIRELHKRRYQLQERAIEIFLITGRTYLLAFNSSKERDEFATELSTCNLPRRIPGDDLGEAIALWRSGALTNWEYITCLNKLAGRSYNDLMQYPVFPFVLSDYINDKIDLNNPKIYRNFKRPMAVQDKKNEQHYINNYNYLKQALSEGLNLIALNQEPFHYGSHYSNSGTVLHFLVRLPPFTSMFLCYQDDNFDIPDRTFHALATTWRLTSCDSTTDVKELIPEFFYLPEFLLNFEGFNFGVRQNGNRVSDVELPKWCGGDARLFILAHRAALEADLVREVLPYWIDLVFGFRQTGRPAVEAINVFHPATYYGFNVEQIADPLERQAWETMVRTYGQTPAQLFRNSHPLPIQNLGTVVASTLIPQVIEGVEGIKWGNYVGAPGNEPVLCWKHKHRTLLSYLIPLATGDVFGLPNCTTLLIGYAKEKGTSMFSGMSVLGAALASWGGNDGIARLKCKKEQPPKPLTKSSGLDPITILASAPDCGQLWTGYLSGKITVHTYNIGTSGKIEFSSIPASVLLAHRNRVTAISLSRVFSIAVSGDGNGVIVIWDLNSLSYIRSIVCDYKYSIHLLSISETLGDIAVTYEIFNKADKKDLAVRSELRVYTINARSVGSVLSKSRITALCYSNAPEGVSVNVVATGLDNGVIRLWSSWDLRLVREIINTAKGCGAIIAIAWALDQHHLYAATEDCTVLIWEGSKRLSNGTPKFVNLTSL from the exons ATGTCAATTTTTTCTCCATACGGCTTTCAAAGAGGACGAGGAAGATCTATACATGGAAGACAGAGAAACGAATCCTCTTCGACTCGTTCTCGAAGACAAAAAAGCGGACAATCGTATATTTTGGATGCTGATAAAGAAGATGCAACGTTTTATAGTATGGGA GTTGACGTCAATCAATCCGAGGCTGCAGCTCAAGAAGAGATTTTGGAAGAAGATCCGAATTTGCAGGAGTTCGCTGCTTGTGATTCCTACGATGTGAGTAGCTTCGAAGACGATGGAAGATTAAAAACCGTTGAGTCCGAAggcgaagacgacgacgaacaCCATCACGAACACTTAGGAATGTCTTCAGGTTCTTCCGATAAATTACAAATACTTTGGGATCATTTCATTCACGCTGAACCACTAAGTTACGAG aaatcaTCTTGGCTCGACATATTTTTGGCAGAATTACTTGCTCAAGTGAAGGAAGGTAGAGACGTGAAAGATGCCGTTTCCTTTtg ttCAGTCGGTGGTGGTGGAGTATCTACACTCGTGGCATGCGAATTGCTTTCGGACGTACATGAACTCTGTGCGAAAAAAAGTGAAGGCGGTGAATTGGTCGGCTTGAGAAGATATTTAGCTCGAGATCGTGGCTGGCGTTGTTTAGCAGTCTTGCATTTGTTGGGTGTACGTGGATTATCGTGTGGTCGTGAGCTTGTTGCACTGTTAGTAGCATTATATCCAGTCGCTCTTCAAGAAGATAATTCTTCAGATAAGTCGAAAGAATCGTCTATTCGCAATCCTTACGTTAAGCTTCATTGTAACGACGACTCAGTCGATACGGTGATCATAGTGCCTTACGCTAAGCGAAGAAACATCAAGTCAATAAGTCGCTGCGTTAAAAGTTACGAAGGCAATGCAAGgatatcaagaaaaaaaagtagtaaCCGTAAGCAAGGTATCGGCATTAGAATGGCATCgtacaataataaacaaaaatcttTGGGAACCAAAACAAAACGTAACACGACAAAAAGCGAGAGCAGCGAGTCGGAATTTCTGACGGACGGTATCGATCAGGCACGTTCATTGACCCTAAAAATACGTTTAAATCCGATGGATTTTGAATACTTCACGTCAGTAGTCAGAAGTGACGAGGAACAGAAATGGCAGGCTGCTCTTTACGAGTTACCTGCACGACCAGCGAAGAAAATTCCTTTGGATTATATAGATGAGAGAATCAAGGAAGTGTTGAATGCAACGATGAATAATTTCGAGACTAGTTTCTTGATCATACAATTGCTTCAAGGATTAAGGGACTATGATACACCTGCCGAACAAACGCCAGCCGTGCAAGTGTTAAAATTTGCTTTGGATACTATTTGGTCTCTACAATTTGGTATCGATGGAACTGGTCTCACTAGGATCGAATGCGCTACTTTAAAGGCCGCTGCTGCGAGATTGATGTTAATAGCTTTGGAACGTGTTCTCCGAGCTGATGAACCTACCACTGCTGTAATACACAATGGATTGTTACCTATGACTCTCAGATTACTTGAAGATGCTTGCACCAAATCAATTGGCAGTGATCTTTCACCGGACGAAGGCTCTTTACTTCAAGAATTTATCTTTGCAACCATGTACGGTATCATAACTTTTCTCTATTGCCTGTTACATCAGCGAAGTGCAAATGTTGATAATCTATCAGACTTTTTTGAACTTTTTCGACTGTTTGCCGAAAGTCAAGACGGTAAACTCATCGAGAAAACCATCTTGGCGATCGTTAGTTTACCGAGTGCTGACCCAACAAGATCTGTCGTACGTgcaaaaaaaatcattgatatgATCGGTGCCCTAACGAGTGGCCTAAAAAGGGTTCGACGAGATATCGCACATATGAGCCTATGTCACAGAAACAAACACAAATTTTGTGTAGATAACATTCAATCGCATCATCATTCCGATGTTCTTGGATTACCTTACACTGAATCAATCGTTGGTGTCTCGATCCTCGAACAAGCTTGTTGTGTGTCCTCACTTTTCATGACTCTAACTAATCTTTTGAAGGAATCTTATGCCTGTGTACCAGAGTTACGAATCAGATTATTAAAAGTGACGACGGCTGCTGGTACCTGTTGTTGTTTTTCACCAAAAATCCTTCTCTCGAGTATTGTCACTTTCCTGAAGAAACGTGATTACTCGACTTACAATCCAGCCGTTATTCTTCTCGAACGAACTCTCTTCAAAGAACTCGGTGCTTATCCGGTGATTAATAATTGTGAAACTTGCAACAGGCCACCTAATTATTCTTGGGAATTTTTGGAAATGTATAAGGAATTGCTAACACCTGATGATCCAAAGCTATCGTATATCGTAATTGCACACTTGCTGAAAGTAACGCCAACTTCAAAATTTCAAGTTAGACAGGAACTTCTCGTTCGTGTTTTTTATCCAACATTTTTGAAAGCCAaaacttattataataatgataaggaaTGCGTTGCTGCtaaatttcttattctttcttgcCTGTCCTTAATGTCAAATCTGATAGGAAACATGCAAATGTGGGAAAAATTTATAGAGATGGATGGATTAAAAGAAGTATTGGTTTTATTACCGGATGTAACGTTTACTAGAAGTGTTTATATTCTTCTAGAAGTGGCGGTGATCATGGAAATTTGGAATTCGAATTGCCATGAAGCTGATACTCTCAGAGAAACCGAAGAGATAGCATTGAAATCTTTGTTTAAATTTCTCGAAAATGAGACGAGCGATTTGTTGAACATATTAGAGGAACTTGAAAAAAACCAATCAAAGGAAAATCCAGAAAAATCATGGGAAAATGAAAATGCTTATGGACCTACAAAAGTAAATGTGGAAAgtgaagaaatagaaataattgtaCAATCGGAAAACTCTTCTCTTGAAGTTCTTGAAATAGATAATCAATCTTgcataaatgaaaatgttcaaccaaagttaaattataattcagaaacaatgattatattagAAACATCGGACATAGCGTCAATAACCACtggtaaagaaattaatttacagAAAGCAAGTGCAGTATGGAGAGCCACAGCTGGAGTTGCATTATGCAGTCCTAATTTTCGTCTAGAATTATCTTCACATCCAATAGCTAATGAagctttaaaattatttagatcATTAGCTATTAATGTTGCTACTGATAACATACATg ATACTAATAAATCAGCGTATAAGCTGTTTGAAGCTTTAATTACTTGCTGCTTAACATGCTCGTTGt GTGGTTGTGACGTAGCGATGGAGTTGAGAAAAGTATTAATGCAAACAGGAGTTAGACTTGGTCATGGAATAGCAACCATTATTGAAGCTTTGCTTAAAGTTTCCATGTTAAAACCTGCTCATGAACAAACTATTCCACAACAGCCTCGTGCTAGA TTACCTACTATGAATTTGGATACTTTGCCGGATTGTGGTGCTGAAGATAGTAGCACCGGAGAATATGTAACTGCTGATGATGGTTATGAAGCAGATATTGAAATACCAGGAAAAAGTTGTCATTCTAATGTAACAAAAAAGAGTGGCTCTATAGGACCAGTTGTTGAACCACGAGGTCATGCAAATGCACATCCAGCTTTATGCACATTAGCAATAGATTTGCTTATTCATTTCAGTAAGCA agACTTAGATGCTGAAAGAAGATCTATAGTGACTAATGGATTAAGAAAATTAGCAATTACGTGCAGAGAAAGCGTTTCAAGTTGCGCTGCTCTTGCGGGATCTGGTgtaattacaaaaatgttaaatgGATTCAAGGACATATTCACTAGCAATGATCCTCAGTATCAAG ATTTGCAACATGCTGCATTAGAAGTATTCACCCTTCTTGCAACACAAGCAATTTCATCCACGGAATTAGAcacatatttatcttttttcaaagTTAAAAAACCTccaatgtctttattattagaacCATTGTATCATCTGGTTATAACAGCTCGACCCCAACCGAATTTTATCCTATCGTTTCCTGTCGAATGTGATACACAAaagatattgaaatctcaaccagatgaaaataaatctctTGAAAAAGCTGAGAAtttagtaaataattttaaaaagaaacatttaagTATGGGAATTTGTAGCCCCTGGTCTGTACATGCAACATGTTTACCAGTTGGTCCTGAACTTACATGGTCAGTATGGTTGCTTGGTTGTTCTGCTTCCATGTGGTTACGAGTGGAAAGAggatttccttttaataataGAGGAACGATTATGAGCACAGCACCATTACTTAATACCAATAGCGAAAGCCTGTCTGATTGGGGTATCCTTTCAGATAATTGGAGTAGAGAAG GCCGAAAAACATTTGATCTTTTCTTGGGAACACCAGCAGTAGCAGGTTCATCATCACCACCCACACCAGCTAGCATTATACATTTGATGTCAATTGGAATGGAATATTTGGTATTAGAAATATGGCTCGATTTTAGATCAg ataAGTTAATTTTGCGATTAACTCGGCCAGACGATAAAACAAATCGAACCGTTTCTGAGACTTCCATAAGTGGCATCCTTCCTTCAGGACGTTGGCATCACTTAGCtataaatttcaaagataCAATTTTGAATAAACGTAGTGCCGTCATAGATGTTGTTATTTGGATAGATGGttggaaagaaattaatgcCCAATTACCCTTCGATGGCATTTTAGTAAGAAAACCAGGCACTACATGTATTTTACTCGGTCAGATCGGATCAACCAGTATTGGTGCTTGGTATCTCGGGAATTTAATGGTTTTtag ATATCCAGTTTTTACCAAAGAAAGAGCTTTATATCTTGCCAGTCTCGGACCAAATTTTACGAATCTTGCGgattgtattttaaatatggCAAAGCCTGATTTTGCACCTTTAATCACATCCGGAGCATTGAACGATGttcgtgaaataaaatttg aaGGAGGTAAATTCGATACAAGTAGACGAAAGTCTTATGGTGGTACTTATTTAAGACGTGCAGTTGAAACGAaagtattagaaaataaaattgattggGAATCAGTCATGGATGCTACCAATTCACAATTGGGAGAGTTGCAAGATGCTTTGCTTTTAAGTTATGAAGCTCAAAATCCTAACATCGTTCATTTGTATCCTCAAGCTATAGCTAATCCtg cAGTTGTAAGAAACTTGTTTCCTGGTCATCCTGGATTTAGAGTCGTATCTGCTCCTGAACATAGAGTATCTCAACAGCCACCATTATCAATAGCACCTATTTTGACAACTTGTTTAGAATGCCAACAATATAGAGGTCTTATACCTGCAGCAAGTTTAATGGGTGGTGttccaatatttttatttctttttgcaaGA GTAGTAGAGTTGAATTCTACCGAAGAGGAGCAAGCATTAGCATTTTCAATAGTCCTACATTTAACACGAAGCGATTcagaattattaaatcaatatcGTGCCGAAGGTGGTACATCATTACTTTTACGAGTTTTAGAATCACCACATTGCCACGCAGGTAGACATATGTTAAAAGCAATGTTAGATGCAGCTTGTGATAGTTCAATACTGATCAAAGATATCGGTAGCGGTAATCCTTCCATTTCACAAAATTGTGAAGCTGTGATTACTGATCCTGAACTCGTGAAAGGTGCTTTAACTGCTTGGAGAACATGGGCAAAATCAGAcacattaaatttattgttacAAGCAATATTACTTTTGTTAAGGGATCAACATTCTCAGCGTGAATTCAATGCCTTTCAATTAAATAGAGTTGGAATCGTGGATACTATATTAATGCTGTGCAAG gaACATTTCATGTATGAAGATTTAGGTGCAATATTAGAACCTTCCATAGGAAGTGTAGTGGTAGAATTAATCCGAGCACTAATGGGAGCTCCACCAGAATTTGAACACTTAGTTGCTATCACTGATTACTTAGTTCTTGTTCATCAAGCTTCAGAGACTTATATAACACATtctaaacataatatttattttttgttacctCCTTTGACTGAAGGAAAAGTTAATATACGAAAGTATTTAACAGTAACAAGTAGTTCTTCCGAAGAATCTATAGGAATATTGGAGAATAGCAAGTTGAACAAAGCTTTAACAAATGTACag atacaaaaaagtaaaacaattaaaaggaaagaacgtaGAAATGATCAATCTAAAGATACTAGTGCTGGAGAAGACTCAGGAATTGCAGCTAGCGATGGCTCAAATTTACAAACtaac gAAAAACAATCGACATACATAGATGAAAGAAAAGCTTGTCAAGGTCTAGTCTGTGaaggtttattattattgttaagagaTGCTATAAGAGTATTACCTGATAGTCAAGTTGGCCCTGTATTGAAACATGTTTTACGTGCAGAGGTTTTGTTAGTCCTAGCCAATAATCCTGACGCAAGAGTTCGTACAGCATTAATAAAGGTTATACAAACGTACCTCCAACGAGCTAGCGATGAAGAagtgaataaatttataaagcaaaaatattttttgcattTAGCAAACCAAATATCGCTTTATCCAGGAAGTGAGTCTCTTATTAATGCTTTAGAAAATCTTGCTTTAAGAGGGCCAACATTAGCAGCAATGCCACCATTAATGGCAATGATCGCAAAAACTGCTGCTATAGAATCGAATATAGCACATcctataatatcatttataacagATATTATAGCAAAg AATTCAAATGCTTTAAGAATGATCTTAGAGCAAGGCCTTATAGAATGCTTGGTGCAAGCCTTAATTGCTACAGCACATAGAGGTAACTCAACATCATTGAACCATGACATCCATGTATTACTTGTGGCAATTGCTACTAAGTTATTAGAATCTCCAGGAAATCATCAAATGCAAGCTGTATTAGAATTACATCTTATATTAAATCATATGGAACTTAAGGAAATGTCTGAATGTAACAAATGCACTATGTGTATACCTGTTATCAGAGATGCACAAGTTGCATTATTTGATGGTGAACTAGATGCATTAACAGCAAAAATCTCAACACATTCTGGATTTAGATTACGTAGTACAGCTTCTTATCTTGCTTCGGCATCTTATTTAACAACag ttCTTACTACATCGAGCGAACAGAGCGATCATGGTTCTCGATCGTCCAGTTATGGAAGTTTACATGGAACTTCTATTTCTGTCGTAAGAGAAACAGGAAAGGGAGAATTGTACGATCGTTTCCGTATGGTTTTGACTCGAGCTGTTGAATTTGTAACTGCTGCCGATGAGTCACCATCAGGGAATGAATTACAATTAACCAGAAGattattttcgattcttttACATGGATTATGCGATccattagaaagaaaaaatcattggAGTAGTGCATGGTTTACTAAACCtgctttaagaaaatatacagCAAAACTTATGGTATGGTTACTTGGGCCACAtcaaagtaataatactaGAATTTATGCAGTAAGATCTTTAATGGAAGAACCAAAGGCTCATGAAATTTTGTTATCACTTCTTGAGGTCCATCCGCAG gtAGAACAAAGATTCACTGTCTTCTTTTGGGATTTGTTACAAAGAGATGAAATGTCGAGTGCAGATGCTAGAATGTGTGCTGAATTTAGAGAAGCTCTTCGTATATGGGATCTTGCAAAAAGTATTGAACAAGCATCTCCAGGAATATGGAATGAAGAATTAGCTTTATTACGACGTGAATTAATGAGGGACAGAGATATATGGATTGATGCAAATCTTCCAGCAATATATAG AATCAGTAATAGATTTGATGGATTAGCTAAACAGTTAACTGACAGTGCGATGACTATAACTCGTACTGTAGTAGAAGAGCAAAATCGAGAACGCAAAGTATTAATGGAACGATTAAAACACGCAAGAGCCATGGAAGCTCAGTCGGTTGAAAAATGGAGAGATTTGGCTAAACGACTAACGCATGAAAGAGCATTGTGGCATTTTCCAGAAAGTTATCCATGTAGTTGGGAATTAGATCCAACAGAAGGACCTGCCAGAGTTCGAATTCGTTTACAAAGATGTCATTTGGATATcgatgaaagattttttttggcAGAACATAAGGACAAATTAG gagTATCTAAAATCGAAGCACCTttgtcatatttattttcaatgagcCGGCAAGATATTAATGCGTCGACTTTAATCGAGCGTTTACATACCAGTGAAAGAATACGTAAAATGTCTCAAGCCAAAGTTGTTACTCCAAGAGCAGAATTAGCAGGCGAAGTATTAATTGGAGAAACGTGTCTCTATTTCGTTCCTGATAATCCTGATGTACCATTGCATACAGAT atagCCTTAGGAGGTTTGGATTTAGCCATGGCTGGTGGTACAGCCTGGCGATTAGAAGATATTCGTGAATTACATAAAAGAAGATACCAATTACAAGAAAGagctattgaaatatttcttatcacTGGGAGAACCTATTTATTAGCATTTAATTCTTCCaag GAAAGAGATGAATTTGCAACAGAATTATCTACTTGTAATTTACCAAGACGTATTCCTGGTGATGATTTAGGAGAAGCAATTGCATTATGGAGAAGTGGCGCATTAACAAATTGGGAATATATAACTTGTTTAAATAAACTTGCTGGACGTTCTTACAATGATCTCATGCAATATCCTGTATTTCCGTTCGTGTTATCagattatattaatgataaaattgatCTAAATAATCCAAAAATTTATCG AAATTTTAAACGACCTATGGCTGTgcaagataaaaagaatgaacaacattatataaataattataat TATCTAAAACAAGCTCTTTCGGAAGGCTTAAATTTAATTGCTTTGAATCAAGAGCCATTCCATTATGGATCTCATTATAGTAATTCAGGCACAGTTTTACACTTTTTAGTAAGACTACCGCCCTTTACCAGCATGTTTTTATGTTATCAAG aTGATAACTTTGATATTCCTGATAGAACATTTCATGCATTGGCAACTACATGGAGATTAACTAGTTGCGATTCAACCACTGATGTTAAAGAATTAATACCAGAATTTTTCTATCTaccagaatttttattaaacttcGAAG gaTTCAATTTTGGTGTACGACAAAATGGTAATAGAGTCAGCGATGTCGAATTACCTAAATGGTGTGGTGGCGATGCTCGGTTATTCATATTAGCGCATAGAGCTGCACTCGAAGCAGACTTAGTAAGAGAAGTTTTACCGTACTGGATTGATCTCGTGTTTGGTTTTAGACAAACAGGACGACCAGCAGTCGAAGCAATTAACGTTTTTCATCCAGCG ACATATTATGGATTTAATGTAGAACAAATAGCCGATCCTTTAGAACGTCAAGCATGGGAAACAATGGTTAGGACATATGGACAAACACCAGCACAGTTATTTAGAAATTCACATCCATTACCCATTCAAAATCTTGGTACAGTAGTGGCTTCTACCTTGATACCACAAGTTATCGAAGGTGTTGAag GTATAAAATGGGGAAATTATGTAGGAGCACCAGGAAATGAACCTGTACTTTGCTGGAAACATAAACACAgaactttattatcttatcttaTTCCTTTAGCAACAGGCGATGTTTTTGGATTACCTAATTGTACAACACTTCTGATAGGATATGCTAAAGAAAAAG gTACTAGTATGTTTAGTGGAATGTCTGTTCTTGGTGCTGCATTAGCATCATGGGGTGGAAATGATGGAATAGCAAGActgaaatgtaaaaaagaacaacCTCCTAAACCATTAACGAAATCTTCTGGTCTCGATCCT aTCACAATCTTAGCATCTGCTCCCGATTGTGGCCAATTGTGGACTGGTTACTTATCTGGTAAAATAACAGTGCACACATATAATATTGGAACTAGCGGAAAAATAGAATTTAGCTCGATTCCAGCCTCTGTACTTTTAGCTCATAGAAATAGAGTAACTGCAATTTCGTTGTCAAGGGTATTTAGTATTGCAGTTTCTGGAGATGGAAAtggtgttattgttatttgggATTTAAATAG TTTATCATATATAAGATCAATTGTCTGTGATTACAAATATTCCATCCATCTATTATCCATCAGTGAAACGCTTGGAGATATAGCAGTaacatatgaaatatttaataaggcTGACAAAAAGGACTTGGCAGTTCGATCTGAATTACGAGTTTATACTATAAATGCTAGAAGCGTCGGTTCTGTTTTATCTAAATCTCGAATAACAGCTCTATGTTATAGTAATGCACCTGAAGGAGTTTCTGTTAACGTCGTTGCAACTGGATTGGATAATGGAGTAATAAG ATTATGGAGTAGTTGGGACTTACGATTAGTTcgagaaattataaatactgCGAAAGGATGTGGAGCTATAATTGCCATAGCTTGGGCTTTGGACCAGCATCATTTATATGCAGCTACAGAAGATTGTACAGTTTTGATATGGGAAGGTTCAAAACGCTTGAGTAATGGAACTCCgaaatttgtaaatttaacATCACTttga